A DNA window from Synergistota bacterium contains the following coding sequences:
- the trpA gene encoding tryptophan synthase subunit alpha gives MNKEISFNNIFSRGKVLIPFITAGYPNLNLFEKIIRNLYQSGADIIEIGIPFSDPLADGVTIQKSNQTVLKQGINLRLILSRISRISQEITSPIVIMSYYNPILSYGIKKFINDAKESGISGIIVPDLPFDEREPLYSMAKEKNIKTILMITPVTPLERVREIIKHGDGFIYCVSLIGITGDSKKPLFSWISQDLPNIRKLSPLPIILGFGIDSPETAQKVSPYVDGIVVGSALIKKIDNLIKSSIDENRLLREIEYFIRSLKLAITS, from the coding sequence ATGAACAAAGAAATTAGTTTTAACAATATATTTTCAAGAGGAAAGGTTCTAATACCTTTCATTACAGCTGGATATCCTAATTTAAATTTATTTGAGAAAATAATTAGAAACTTATACCAAAGTGGTGCAGACATAATAGAAATAGGCATACCCTTCTCAGACCCACTTGCAGATGGGGTAACTATTCAAAAATCAAACCAAACTGTCTTAAAACAAGGGATTAATCTTAGGTTAATCTTATCGAGAATATCCAGGATTTCTCAAGAGATTACTTCCCCAATAGTTATAATGAGCTACTATAATCCTATTCTATCTTACGGAATTAAAAAATTTATAAATGATGCAAAAGAATCTGGTATTTCAGGAATCATAGTTCCAGATTTACCCTTTGACGAAAGGGAACCGCTATACTCTATGGCTAAAGAGAAGAACATAAAAACTATACTTATGATAACTCCTGTTACACCTTTAGAAAGAGTTAGAGAAATTATTAAACACGGAGATGGTTTTATATACTGCGTATCACTTATAGGAATAACAGGAGATAGTAAAAAACCCTTATTTAGCTGGATATCTCAAGATTTACCAAACATACGCAAGTTATCACCTCTACCTATAATCTTAGGTTTTGGAATAGATTCTCCAGAAACAGCACAAAAAGTTTCGCCATACGTAGACGGAATCGTAGTAGGAAGTGCACTAATAAAAAAGATAGATAACCTTATTAAATCAAGCATTGACGAAAACAGACTACTTAGAGAGATCGAATATTTTATAAGAAGTTTAAAATTAGCAATAACTTCTTAA
- a CDS encoding phosphoribosylanthranilate isomerase: MLKVKICGIKREEDLKKAIELGFDAIGFILCQSNRQITLEKALNLSSLVPPFVSLVAVVKDPTPNEIENIIKARIFTYIQFHGEESPETLEKVPIKRIKTIAIRNENDLMITKLYLKVADLFLFDTKLGEKTGGTGRSFDWLILKKYDRSKPFILAGGIGIHNVKKAVESVFPNAIDVNSSLEIEPGIKDHQKMEKLMKIIKEIKGG; this comes from the coding sequence ATGCTTAAGGTAAAAATATGCGGGATTAAAAGAGAAGAAGATCTCAAAAAAGCAATAGAGCTAGGTTTTGATGCTATAGGTTTCATATTATGTCAAAGCAATAGACAAATAACTCTTGAGAAGGCTTTGAATCTCTCAAGCCTAGTGCCTCCTTTTGTATCTCTAGTAGCTGTAGTCAAAGATCCAACTCCCAATGAAATAGAAAATATAATTAAAGCAAGAATCTTTACATATATTCAATTCCATGGCGAGGAAAGCCCAGAAACTCTTGAAAAAGTTCCGATAAAAAGAATAAAAACCATAGCTATAAGGAACGAAAATGACTTAATGATAACTAAACTTTACTTAAAAGTAGCAGATCTCTTTTTATTTGATACTAAGCTTGGGGAAAAAACAGGAGGTACAGGAAGATCTTTCGATTGGCTAATACTTAAAAAATACGATCGAAGTAAACCTTTTATCTTAGCTGGGGGCATAGGAATTCATAATGTTAAGAAAGCAGTGGAAAGCGTTTTTCCAAATGCGATAGATGTTAACAGCTCTTTAGAAATAGAACCTGGTATAAAGGATCATCAAAAGATGGAAAAACTTATGAAAATAATTAAAGAAATAAAGGGAGGATGA
- a CDS encoding V-type ATP synthase subunit D: MKLRVNPNRMELLRLRRRLAIAKRGHKLLKDKQDALIKQFIQLVRESRSLREELERELQRAYVNFLGARAVMSSRSLEEALLLPGIKSLLKISKVNMMSVFVPKFDFFYEGDPTNYGFWETSGELDVALYTFINFLPKLIKLAEMEKAVILLADEIERTRRRVNALEYVLIPGLEEAISFITMKLDEMERAALTRLMKIKEIVRKH, from the coding sequence ATGAAGCTGCGAGTTAATCCTAATAGAATGGAACTCCTCCGCTTAAGGAGGAGACTTGCTATAGCAAAAAGAGGGCATAAGCTTCTTAAGGATAAACAGGATGCTCTTATAAAGCAATTTATTCAGCTGGTTCGTGAGAGTAGATCCCTGAGAGAGGAGCTTGAAAGGGAGCTTCAAAGAGCGTACGTTAACTTTTTAGGAGCAAGGGCGGTTATGAGCAGTAGAAGCTTGGAAGAGGCTTTGCTTTTGCCTGGTATAAAGTCTCTCCTTAAAATTAGTAAGGTTAACATGATGAGTGTTTTTGTTCCGAAGTTTGATTTTTTTTATGAGGGTGATCCTACGAATTATGGTTTCTGGGAGACATCAGGGGAGCTTGATGTGGCCTTATATACTTTTATTAATTTTCTTCCAAAACTTATTAAGCTTGCGGAAATGGAAAAGGCTGTTATTTTGCTTGCTGATGAAATAGAAAGAACTAGGAGAAGGGTTAATGCCTTAGAATATGTTTTGATCCCGGGCCTTGAGGAGGCTATATCTTTTATAACTATGAAGCTTGATGAGATGGAAAGAGCCGCCTTAACAAGATTAATGAAGATAAAGGAAATCGTGAGAAAACACTGA
- a CDS encoding gamma carbonic anhydrase family protein — translation MSKANVFIADTAKLIGNVVLGERVSIWFGAVLRADIASIEIGELSNVQDNVVIHVDKDIPTIIGKGVTIGHGAIIHACRIDDFTLVGMGAILLDNCVIGDHSIIAAGTVITPGKEIPPGVLVMGVPGKVVRNLTEDEKKSLEEHAAKYWELAKSYLMR, via the coding sequence ATGTCTAAAGCTAATGTTTTCATAGCAGATACAGCCAAGCTTATAGGAAATGTAGTATTAGGGGAAAGGGTAAGTATTTGGTTTGGGGCCGTTTTAAGAGCTGATATAGCTTCCATAGAGATTGGGGAATTGAGTAATGTGCAAGATAATGTGGTTATACATGTGGATAAGGATATCCCAACCATAATAGGTAAGGGAGTTACTATAGGGCACGGTGCTATTATTCATGCTTGTAGAATAGATGACTTTACTCTTGTAGGTATGGGAGCTATTTTGTTAGATAATTGTGTTATAGGAGATCACTCTATAATAGCAGCGGGGACAGTTATAACGCCTGGGAAAGAGATTCCCCCAGGCGTTCTTGTTATGGGGGTTCCTGGTAAAGTTGTGAGAAATCTTACTGAGGATGAGAAAAAGAGTCTTGAAGAACATGCTGCTAAGTATTGGGAACTTGCAAAAAGCTACTTGATGCGCTGA
- a CDS encoding aminodeoxychorismate/anthranilate synthase component II, giving the protein MILVIDNYDSFTYNLVQYLLEFDDVIVFRNDKVSLREINEIKPSHIVISPGPGNPNDAGISNEVIKSFYRYIPILGICLGHQCIGYVFGGIIGRAKIPMHGKTSFIYHSNKGILHNIPSPFLATRYHSLVVKQDHLPKILEIIAETEDGEIMGIMHKDFPTFGLQFHPESVLTSEGKKILENFLKLNPIKRGELNNVR; this is encoded by the coding sequence ATGATTCTAGTGATAGACAATTATGATTCTTTTACCTATAACCTGGTTCAATATCTTTTAGAATTTGATGATGTCATAGTATTTAGAAATGATAAGGTTAGCTTAAGAGAGATAAACGAAATAAAACCATCTCACATAGTAATATCTCCTGGACCCGGAAATCCAAATGATGCTGGAATATCCAATGAGGTTATTAAGAGTTTCTATAGATATATTCCCATATTAGGAATATGTCTAGGACACCAATGTATAGGATATGTATTTGGAGGTATTATCGGAAGAGCTAAAATCCCCATGCATGGGAAAACATCTTTTATCTACCACTCTAATAAGGGAATTCTACATAATATACCCTCCCCTTTCTTAGCTACAAGATACCACTCCTTAGTTGTTAAACAGGATCACCTACCAAAAATCCTTGAGATTATAGCTGAAACTGAAGATGGTGAAATTATGGGAATAATGCATAAGGATTTCCCTACATTCGGACTTCAATTTCATCCAGAATCTGTATTAACTTCCGAAGGAAAAAAGATATTGGAAAACTTTCTTAAACTTAACCCTATAAAGAGAGGTGAACTAAACAATGTTCGATGA
- the trpB gene encoding tryptophan synthase subunit beta translates to MVYLNEKRGYFGSFGGRFVPETLIPALEELENIYFSLKDDPSFKEELESLLRDYCGRPTPLYYAERLSKEYGKGKIYFKREDLVHTGAHKINNAIGQILLAKRMKKKRIIAETGAGQHGVAVATVCAKLNLECCIYMGEEDIERQKLNVYKMRMLGARVISVSSGSKTLKDATNEAMRDWVSNIETTYYLIGSVVGPHPYPTIVRDFQKVIGEETKKQILEKEGKLPNYIIACVGGGSNAIGMFYPFISDLEVKLVGVEAGGKGLASGLHAASLNAGKVGVLHGCKSYVLQDENGQIINPYSISAGLDYPGVGPEHAFLKEIKRAIYVTINDEEALEAAMITTKTEGIIPALESAHAIAYAIKLLREISNNDIIVVNLSGRGDKDMPTLIKRFKLEGDEK, encoded by the coding sequence ATGGTATATTTAAATGAAAAAAGAGGATATTTTGGAAGCTTTGGAGGAAGATTTGTTCCAGAAACTTTAATTCCAGCATTAGAAGAGTTAGAAAACATATACTTTTCTTTAAAAGATGATCCTTCTTTTAAAGAGGAACTTGAATCTTTACTCAGAGATTATTGTGGTAGACCAACACCCCTATATTATGCAGAAAGACTCTCCAAAGAATATGGAAAGGGTAAAATTTACTTCAAACGAGAGGATTTAGTACATACAGGAGCTCATAAAATAAACAACGCTATAGGACAAATACTTCTTGCTAAGAGAATGAAGAAAAAAAGAATAATAGCAGAAACTGGAGCAGGTCAACATGGTGTCGCAGTTGCCACAGTGTGCGCGAAGCTTAATCTGGAGTGTTGTATCTACATGGGAGAGGAAGACATAGAAAGACAAAAGCTTAATGTTTATAAAATGAGAATGCTAGGAGCAAGAGTTATATCTGTATCATCAGGAAGTAAAACTTTAAAAGACGCCACTAATGAAGCAATGAGAGACTGGGTATCAAATATAGAAACAACTTACTATCTTATAGGATCTGTTGTAGGCCCTCATCCTTATCCAACTATAGTAAGGGACTTTCAGAAAGTAATTGGGGAAGAAACAAAAAAACAAATTTTAGAAAAGGAAGGAAAGCTTCCAAACTACATAATAGCCTGTGTTGGGGGAGGAAGCAACGCTATAGGAATGTTCTATCCCTTTATAAGTGACTTAGAAGTAAAGCTAGTAGGTGTTGAAGCAGGAGGGAAAGGACTTGCTTCAGGCCTTCATGCAGCATCACTTAATGCGGGTAAAGTAGGAGTCCTTCACGGATGTAAATCCTATGTTTTACAAGATGAAAATGGGCAAATAATTAATCCCTACTCCATATCAGCGGGTTTAGATTATCCTGGAGTAGGACCAGAACATGCCTTCCTTAAAGAAATCAAGAGAGCAATTTATGTCACAATTAATGATGAAGAAGCCCTTGAAGCAGCAATGATAACTACCAAAACTGAGGGAATCATACCTGCTCTTGAAAGTGCTCATGCTATAGCCTATGCTATAAAACTATTAAGAGAAATTAGTAACAATGATATTATAGTTGTTAATCTCTCAGGAAGAGGAGACAAAGATATGCCTACACTAATCAAAAGGTTTAAGTTGGAAGGTGATGAAAAATGA
- a CDS encoding glutamine amidotransferase family protein, which yields MFFDRELRNPSGCGVVGVMNQKGESFSGELILNSICCMRERGNGLGSGFAGYGIYPEFKDYWCFHIMYYTESAKCVVEDYLKSNFIIVYHEPISVKKVNVVENVPLLWRYFISFRESESVEEDIVHSVMKINRKIDGACIFSSGKNMGIFKGVGDPEVMGEFYKIPEYRGYLWIAHNRFPTNTPGWWGGAHPFGILDWALVHNGEISSYGVNKRYLEGFGYYCTFSTDTEVLVYLFDLLVRKHGLSFDVVANILSAPFWSQIEKIEDESKKEFLKLLRIIYGPALVNGPFAVVIANSHYMIGLNDRTKLRPLVAAKGGDFLYIASEESAIRAISNGLEKVWMPKAGEPVIGKVEG from the coding sequence TTGTTTTTTGACCGAGAGTTGAGAAATCCATCAGGTTGTGGAGTTGTAGGGGTAATGAATCAAAAGGGTGAATCTTTTTCGGGGGAACTTATTTTAAATTCTATTTGTTGCATGCGTGAGCGTGGAAATGGATTAGGCAGTGGTTTTGCGGGTTATGGAATTTATCCCGAGTTTAAGGATTATTGGTGCTTTCATATAATGTATTATACAGAATCGGCTAAGTGTGTTGTTGAGGATTATTTAAAGAGCAACTTTATTATTGTTTATCATGAACCTATATCTGTTAAGAAGGTAAATGTTGTTGAGAATGTTCCTTTACTCTGGAGATATTTTATTAGTTTTAGAGAAAGTGAAAGTGTGGAAGAAGATATAGTTCACAGTGTCATGAAGATAAATAGAAAAATAGACGGGGCTTGTATATTTTCTTCTGGTAAGAACATGGGTATTTTTAAAGGAGTTGGAGACCCTGAAGTAATGGGAGAGTTTTATAAGATTCCGGAATATAGAGGCTATTTATGGATAGCTCACAATAGGTTTCCGACAAACACGCCTGGTTGGTGGGGAGGAGCGCATCCATTTGGAATACTTGATTGGGCTTTAGTTCATAATGGAGAAATATCATCCTATGGAGTGAATAAGAGGTACTTAGAGGGTTTTGGATACTATTGTACTTTCTCGACTGATACGGAAGTTTTAGTCTATTTGTTTGATTTGTTAGTTCGTAAACATGGTCTTTCTTTTGATGTTGTAGCAAATATTCTTTCAGCCCCTTTCTGGTCTCAGATAGAAAAAATAGAAGATGAAAGTAAAAAGGAGTTTCTGAAATTATTGAGAATAATCTATGGCCCTGCTCTTGTTAATGGACCTTTTGCTGTAGTAATTGCTAATTCACATTATATGATTGGTTTAAATGATAGGACTAAGTTAAGGCCTCTTGTAGCTGCTAAAGGAGGAGATTTTTTATATATAGCTTCTGAAGAGTCAGCTATACGAGCGATTTCTAATGGTCTAGAAAAAGTTTGGATGCCAAAGGCTGGTGAGCCTGTTATTGGTAAGGTGGAGGGATAA
- a CDS encoding anthranilate synthase component I family protein: protein MEKREDLVTLYTTLPLYSEILKQEFIKDFFSDTSHSFIMSIDKSYRGGKRYTYISKNPQKLFKLFKKNGKFYYEVNGITYEDKGNDFEKVLEEETRKQTNFKDFPPFYGGLFGYISYEIIEKWEEIYHMEPNKRFKTSSIPIAYLGLFNNIIAIDHEEKKLYLIKNLEKEKSENGLLELLKEASLLIEKQSKTEQASEKSKYLYIKGLSSNISKEGFLKMVEKAKDHIIAGDIFQIVLSQKFSFESNIDPLDLFFALQEENPSPYMFLINFPEIKIIGSSPEILVEIKDKKVITRPLAGTRKRGKNAEEDKRIEKELLEDQKERAEHVMLVDLARNDLGRVCKPGSVKTSDLMKIEYYPHVMHIASQVEGDLIESKNPIDVLKATFPAGTVTGAPKIRAMELINDIEKEARGPYAGAVGYISFSGDMEMCITIRSLYLYNGRFHVQAGAGIVADSNPESEYKETLYKAMGPLKALKRALEKNRIKETIKN, encoded by the coding sequence GTGGAGAAGAGAGAAGATTTAGTAACCCTATACACGACTCTACCCCTATATTCAGAAATCCTCAAACAAGAGTTCATTAAAGACTTTTTCTCAGATACGAGCCATTCATTTATTATGAGCATCGATAAATCCTACCGAGGAGGTAAAAGGTACACTTATATTAGCAAAAACCCTCAAAAGCTATTTAAGCTTTTTAAGAAAAATGGAAAATTTTATTACGAAGTTAACGGTATAACTTATGAGGACAAAGGTAATGACTTTGAAAAAGTTCTTGAAGAAGAAACTCGAAAACAAACCAATTTCAAAGATTTCCCCCCTTTTTACGGAGGATTATTTGGCTACATATCTTATGAAATTATCGAAAAATGGGAAGAAATATATCATATGGAGCCTAACAAAAGATTTAAAACATCTTCTATCCCAATAGCGTATTTAGGTCTTTTCAATAATATCATTGCCATAGATCACGAAGAAAAAAAACTGTATCTAATTAAAAATCTCGAAAAAGAAAAAAGTGAAAATGGACTTTTAGAATTACTTAAGGAAGCCTCCCTTTTAATAGAGAAACAGTCTAAAACAGAACAAGCAAGTGAAAAATCTAAATACCTCTATATCAAGGGACTTTCTTCAAATATTTCTAAAGAAGGCTTCCTAAAAATGGTTGAAAAAGCAAAAGATCATATTATTGCTGGAGATATATTCCAAATAGTTCTCTCTCAGAAATTTTCCTTCGAAAGCAATATAGATCCTTTAGATCTATTTTTTGCTCTCCAAGAGGAAAATCCATCCCCTTACATGTTTCTAATAAACTTCCCAGAAATAAAAATAATAGGCTCTTCACCTGAAATCCTAGTAGAAATAAAGGACAAAAAGGTAATTACGAGACCTCTTGCCGGAACAAGAAAAAGAGGGAAAAACGCTGAAGAAGACAAGAGAATAGAAAAAGAGCTTCTCGAAGATCAGAAAGAGAGAGCAGAACACGTAATGCTCGTCGACCTAGCCAGAAATGACCTTGGAAGAGTATGCAAACCTGGAAGCGTAAAAACCTCAGACCTAATGAAAATAGAGTACTATCCTCATGTAATGCATATAGCCTCCCAAGTAGAGGGGGACCTTATAGAAAGCAAAAACCCAATCGATGTTTTAAAAGCTACTTTTCCCGCCGGAACGGTAACAGGAGCACCAAAAATAAGAGCAATGGAGCTAATAAATGATATTGAAAAAGAAGCAAGAGGGCCATACGCCGGTGCAGTAGGTTATATAAGTTTTTCCGGCGATATGGAAATGTGCATAACTATCAGAAGTCTTTACCTATATAATGGCAGATTTCATGTTCAGGCAGGAGCCGGAATAGTTGCCGACTCTAATCCAGAATCAGAGTACAAGGAAACCCTATATAAAGCAATGGGTCCTCTTAAAGCCCTAAAAAGAGCTTTAGAAAAGAATAGAATAAAAGAAACTATCAAAAACTAA
- a CDS encoding protein-glutamate O-methyltransferase CheR, producing the protein MIKEDFTLFPKEYEDFKKKFLEISGIDLNFYKHQIHRRVHMFMKRWNIGNYEELFKLIKTDKEKYKSFVDYLTINVSEFFRNPERFEILEKEIIPLTMKPDKSIKIWSAGCSTGEEPYSLAIILEDLKMKKTPRILATDIDPNALEKAKQGIYDIKQLQNVNPERLKNYFIKKGENLYEVNNNIKERVEFKRHDLLNDPFDKDFDLILCRNVVIYFEKEIKDKLYQKFRDALRIGGVLMVGNTEQIFGYREIGFKSIKPFFYQRIK; encoded by the coding sequence ATGATAAAAGAGGATTTTACCCTTTTCCCTAAAGAATACGAAGATTTTAAGAAAAAGTTTTTAGAGATATCAGGAATAGATTTGAACTTTTACAAGCATCAAATTCACAGAAGGGTTCACATGTTTATGAAAAGATGGAACATAGGGAACTATGAAGAGCTTTTTAAGTTAATAAAAACTGACAAGGAAAAATATAAGTCATTCGTTGATTATCTTACAATAAATGTTTCCGAGTTTTTCAGAAACCCAGAGAGATTTGAGATTCTTGAAAAAGAAATTATCCCTCTTACTATGAAACCTGATAAATCTATAAAAATATGGAGCGCTGGCTGCTCTACAGGAGAAGAACCATACTCTCTAGCAATCATATTGGAGGACCTAAAGATGAAGAAAACCCCTCGCATCCTTGCTACTGATATAGATCCTAACGCACTAGAAAAAGCAAAGCAGGGAATATACGATATTAAACAACTACAAAATGTTAACCCTGAACGCCTCAAAAACTATTTTATCAAAAAGGGGGAAAATCTCTACGAGGTAAATAACAATATCAAGGAAAGAGTAGAATTTAAAAGGCATGACCTTCTTAATGATCCCTTCGATAAAGATTTTGACCTTATACTTTGCAGAAATGTAGTAATATACTTTGAAAAGGAAATAAAAGACAAACTTTACCAAAAATTTAGAGATGCTCTCCGAATAGGGGGAGTACTAATGGTAGGGAATACCGAACAAATATTTGGATATAGAGAAATAGGTTTTAAGTCAATCAAGCCATTTTTTTATCAGCGCATCAAGTAG
- the trpD gene encoding anthranilate phosphoribosyltransferase — translation MFDELYKDSLEKILEGKHLSFQETATLMEAIVTGVLTNIQVGALLIALRAKGETPEEISGAAKTLLEKSIKINVSKDILVDTCGTGGDMLKTFNISTIVALVCAAAGIPIAKHGNRSVSSESGSADLLSELGVKIELSPEKIKQSIEEINIGFIFAPAYHTAMKNVAPIRKELKTRTMFNLLGPLINPAFPTHQLLGVYDERLLKTVAQTLKNLGRKRAMVVHGSGADELCTWGINKVALLSEDGAIEEFSFYPEEVGIKRSRLEDIRGGKPSENAIIALKILNGEKGAKRDIVLLNAGAVFMLVGLTETIQEGIKIAAEVIDSGKAKEKLKELIKLSKEMN, via the coding sequence ATGTTCGATGAGTTATACAAAGATTCACTAGAGAAAATATTAGAAGGAAAGCATCTTTCATTCCAGGAAACAGCCACCTTAATGGAAGCTATAGTAACAGGAGTATTGACAAACATTCAAGTAGGAGCATTACTAATAGCTTTAAGAGCAAAAGGAGAAACCCCAGAAGAGATAAGTGGAGCAGCAAAGACACTTCTTGAAAAATCCATCAAGATTAATGTAAGTAAGGATATTTTAGTAGATACATGCGGAACCGGTGGAGATATGCTAAAAACTTTTAATATATCAACTATTGTTGCTTTAGTCTGTGCAGCCGCCGGAATACCCATAGCTAAACATGGCAATAGATCTGTGTCAAGCGAGAGTGGAAGTGCAGACCTGCTTTCGGAACTGGGAGTTAAAATAGAACTTTCTCCAGAGAAGATAAAACAATCTATTGAGGAAATTAACATCGGTTTCATCTTTGCTCCTGCTTATCACACCGCAATGAAAAACGTTGCTCCTATTAGAAAAGAACTTAAAACAAGGACTATGTTTAATCTACTAGGACCATTGATTAATCCAGCTTTTCCAACTCATCAACTACTTGGCGTATATGATGAAAGGCTCCTTAAAACCGTCGCTCAAACACTTAAAAATTTGGGGAGAAAAAGGGCTATGGTGGTTCACGGAAGCGGCGCTGATGAGCTATGCACATGGGGGATCAATAAGGTAGCGTTACTATCGGAAGATGGAGCTATAGAAGAATTCAGTTTCTACCCAGAAGAAGTAGGAATTAAGAGAAGCCGTTTAGAAGACATAAGAGGAGGAAAACCCTCTGAAAATGCTATTATCGCTCTAAAGATTTTAAATGGGGAAAAAGGAGCTAAACGAGACATTGTTTTACTTAATGCAGGAGCGGTTTTCATGCTCGTAGGGTTAACAGAAACAATTCAAGAAGGTATAAAGATTGCAGCCGAAGTAATTGATAGTGGAAAAGCCAAAGAAAAACTCAAAGAGCTTATAAAACTCTCTAAGGAGATGAACTAG
- the trpC gene encoding indole-3-glycerol phosphate synthase TrpC — MKKNIISDIIKNKEKLLKLKKNDSLSVFKRKSFFLIGEIKISSPSTGVINPNLNVKTQVEAYEKGGASAISVVTEECFFGGSLELLKKVKELTNLPILRKDFIIDKLQIYESFFYGADILLLISSILSLAKLKSFIRLCQDLGLTPLVEVHTEEDLEKAFKAGARLIGINNRNLETLEVSIENTLKLMPILNRFSKNKDILVISESGISSREDVKLLKSIGVNGILVGFSLLTAEDPLRKIKELLEP; from the coding sequence ATGAAAAAAAATATTATCTCGGATATAATTAAAAATAAAGAAAAATTATTAAAATTAAAGAAAAATGATTCTCTTTCTGTATTTAAAAGAAAAAGCTTCTTTTTAATAGGAGAAATCAAAATTTCTTCACCATCTACAGGGGTCATAAACCCAAACCTTAATGTAAAAACTCAAGTAGAAGCTTATGAGAAAGGAGGAGCAAGCGCTATTTCCGTAGTTACAGAAGAATGCTTTTTTGGGGGAAGTTTGGAACTGTTGAAGAAAGTAAAGGAACTAACGAATCTCCCTATACTTAGAAAGGACTTCATAATAGACAAGCTTCAGATATATGAAAGCTTCTTTTATGGAGCTGATATTCTCCTCCTTATTAGTTCCATACTATCTCTAGCTAAACTTAAATCCTTTATAAGGCTTTGCCAGGATCTCGGCTTAACCCCTCTTGTAGAGGTACATACAGAAGAAGATCTTGAAAAAGCGTTCAAAGCAGGAGCAAGACTAATAGGAATAAATAACAGAAACCTTGAAACGCTTGAAGTATCTATAGAAAATACTTTAAAACTAATGCCAATACTTAATAGATTCTCAAAAAACAAAGACATCTTAGTAATTTCAGAAAGCGGAATAAGCTCACGAGAAGATGTTAAATTGCTTAAAAGCATTGGAGTCAATGGAATACTTGTAGGTTTTTCTCTTTTAACTGCTGAAGATCCATTAAGAAAAATAAAAGAGCTCTTAGAACCTTAG